Proteins from a genomic interval of Trifolium pratense cultivar HEN17-A07 linkage group LG6, ARS_RC_1.1, whole genome shotgun sequence:
- the LOC123889512 gene encoding protein STRUBBELIG-RECEPTOR FAMILY 7-like isoform X1 — MVDVGGGGGGVRLLMLMLFFSCCIIAVTATTDPTDVTSVKAIFQSLNSPPQLGWPANGDDDDDPCGQSWKGITCSANRVTQIQLSNLALTGTLAYGLQGLTSLTTLDMSNNNLVGTIPYQLPPNVQRLNFAYNNLTGTVPYSISNLTSLTDLNLNHNQLQQALNVNFQNLTTLSKLDLSSNSLTGDLPQTMSSLSGITTMYLQNNQFTGTVDILANLPLNSLCVSIVSYNNIVNYIFIRNWLCLFSQILLRNVENNNFTGWIPERLKNIDLQMGGNAWSSGPAPPPPPGTPPVLKSNQHHKPGGGRSTTGQHPSSDTINEGKKSGIGGGGIAGIVISIIVVGAIVAFFLVKRKSKKSYSDLEKLGNQSTAPLPSNEVHEITSVQTSSMLDLKKLDTSDSINIKPPPIDRHKSFEDNEFSNKPTIDKKIVTAPVDIQSYSIADLQITTGSFNVDHLVDEGSFGRVYRAQFDDGKVLAVKKIDSSVLPNDSSEDFIEIVSNISYLHHPNVTELVGYCSEHGQHLLVYEFHKNGSLHDFLHVSDEYSKPLIWNSRVKIALGTARALEYLHEVCSPSVVHKNIKSANILLDAELNPYLSDCGLANYIPNAEQILNHNVGSGYDAPEVALSGQYTFQSDVYSFGVVMLELLSGRKPFDSSRARPEQSLVRWATPQLHDIDALAKMVDPKLKGLYPVKSLSRFADVIALCVQPEPEFRPPMSEVVQALVRLVQRANMSRRTFTFGSDHGGSLRGSDEPAIRDI, encoded by the exons TCCAACTGATG TTACTTCTGTAAAGGCTATATTTCAAAGCTTGAATTCACCTCCCCAACTAGGTTGGCCTGCTAACggcgatgatgatgatgatccgTGTGGTCAGTCTTGGAAAGGCATTACTTGTTCAGCCAACCGCGTTACACAGAT TCAGTTATCCAATCTTGCTCTAACTGGAACATTGGCTTACGGATTACAAGGCTTAACATCTCTGACCACTCT AGATATGAGTAACAACAATCTTGTCGGAACTATACCATACCAACTTCCTCCAAATGTGCAGCGCTT aaattttgcttataataactTGACTGGGACAGTCCCTTACTCTATTTCTAACCTGACCTCTCTTACAGACCT GAATCTCAATCACAATCAGCTCCAGCAAGCACTGAATGTCAACTTTCAAAATCTTACTACCCTCTCCAAATT AGACCTGTCTTCCAACTCTTTGACAGGTGACCTCCCTCAGACTATGAGCTCACTTTCAGGCATAACCACCAT GTATCTGCAAAACAACCAGTTTACAGGCACTGTTGATATTCTTGCTAATCTGCCTCTGAATAGTCTGTGCGTCTCTATTGTATCATATAATAATATcgttaattatattttcataagAAACTGGTtgtgtttattttctcaaattcttCTCAGGAATGTAGAAAACAATAATTTCACAGGATGGATACCGGAGCGGTTGAAAAACATAGACCTTCA GATGGGTGGTAATGCGTGGAGCTCAGGACCTGCACCACCACCTCCTCCTGGGACGCCTCCAGTACTTAAAAGCAACCAACACCACAAACCCGGTGGTGGAAGAAGTACCACTGGCCAACATCCCAGCAGCGACACAATCAATGAGGGCAAAAAATCTGGAATTGGAGGTGGTGGAATAGCTGGAATTGTGATCTCCATCATTGTTGTTGGGGCAATAGTAGCATTCTTTCTGGTGAAGAGAAAATCCAAGAAGTCATATTCCGATTTAGAAAAGTTGGGCAATCAGTCTACTGCTCCTCTTCCTTCAAATGAAGTGCATG AAATTACGTCTGTGCAGACTTCTTCCATGCTTGACTTGAAGAAGTTGGATACTTCTGACTCAATAAATATCAAGCCCCCGCCTATTGATCGTCATAAGTCATTTGAGGACAACGAATTCTCAAACAAGCCCACTATAGACAAGAAGATTGTAACAGCTCCTGTAGATATCCAATCATATTCTATAGCCGATCTTCAGATTACTACTGGCAGCTTCAATGTGGATCATCTTGTTGATGAGGGGTCTTTTGGGCGTGTGTATCGTGCTCAATTTGATGATGGAAAG GTTCTTGCAGTGAAGAAAATAGATTCATCTGTCCTTCCCAATGATTCTTCTGAAGATTTTATAGAAATAGTGTCAAACATCTCCTATTTACATCATCCAAACGTAACAGAGCTTGTAGGTTATTGCTCAGAGCATGGACAACACCTCTTAGTTTACGAGTTTCATAAAAATGGATCACTGCATGACTTCCTTCACGTGTCAGATGAATACAGTAAACCATTGATATGGAATTCCCGTGTCAAGATAGCTTTGGGGACTGCACGCGCTTTAGA GTACCTGCATGAAGTTTGTTCTCCATCAGTTGTGCATAAGAATATTAAGTCAGCCAATATATTACTTGATGCAGAGCTTAATCCTTATCTTTCAGACTGTGGATTGGCAAACTATATTCCAAATGCAGAGCAG ATATTAAACCATAATGTTGGATCTGGATATGATGCACCTGAAGTTGCGTTGTCTGGTCAGTATACCTTTCAAAGTGATGTCTACAGCTTTGGGGTTGTCATGTTGGAGCTTCTAAGTGGACGGAAACCATTTGATAg CTCAAGGGCAAGACCGGAGCAGTCTTTGGTTCGATGGGCAACACCCCAGCTTCATGACATTGATGCATTGGCTAAGATGGTTGATCCTAAGTTGAAAGGGCTATATCCTGTTAAATCTCTATCACGTTTTGCTGATGTTATTGCTCTTTGCGTTCAG CCGGAGCCTGAATTCAGACCACCAATGTCAGAGGTGGTTCAAGCGCTGGTACGATTAGTGCAGCGAGCTAACATGAGCAGGCGGACGTTCACATTTGGAAGTGATCATGGAGGATCCCTACGAGGAAGTGATGAGCCAGCTATACGTGACATCTAA
- the LOC123889513 gene encoding uncharacterized protein LOC123889513 isoform X1 — protein sequence MPLIAEIAYAHLLRVSLPLPYYYYYHHQHHHHHHHVKDYSSTNKINWNNNNNNIFNVRRQFLIKAVAAAPLNPQLDLSEEEPLDEREKLRRSRISKANKGNIPWNKGRKHTPETLQKIKERTRLAMQNPKVKMKLTNLGHAQTTETKLKIGARVRKLWENRRGMKMVQETCFFEWQNLIAEASRQGLVGQEELQWNSYETLDEQLKQEWLVTLEERKQMARPSLSKRAPKSLEQRRKIAEAIAAKWADPDYREKVCSGLAKYHHSTEKKPRTRPSYGARPTKKKKPLTKRDSDTSILVKGASKILKPILLRQRKSPAYKDPLVNSKLEMIKNIRALRASMDTRQTQAIQQARLLIAEAEKAAKALEVAAVKSPIAQFSLTETRKLIAEAIQSLESIDTQKMDDCSVPSVSLSEVNKENEPAFEVQHHLQMAQVNGHTTLSSTDYKFSEDFGELSLESPVNGVPELHLTNGHASLPFSLNGQINQYSPSNQQSETEQDEISEDETETDHSPTMVGSQSLEDETLSRSSIATKKWVRGRLVEVSEEKQ from the exons ATGCCTTTGATTG CAGAGATAGCATATGCACATTTACTGAGGGTCTCGTTACCATtaccatattattattattatcatcatcaacatcatcatcatcatcatcatgtcaAAGACTACTCATCAACTAATAAGATTAAttggaacaacaacaacaacaacatcttcAATGTTCGACGACAATTCCTCATTAAGGCTGTTGCTGCTGCTCCTCTAAATCCACAGCTTGATTTATCTGAAGAAGAACCACTTGATGAGAGGGAGAAGTTGAGAAGATCCAGGATTTCTAAAGCTAATAAAGGAAACATCCCATGGAACAAAGGAAGAAAGCACACTCCAG AAACTTTGCAGAAGATCAAGGAAAGAACACGCCTCGCAATGCAGAATCCTAAG GTCAAAATGAAGTTGACTAATCTTGGACATGCACAAAC TAcggaaacaaaattgaagattgGTGCTAGAGTGAGAAAGCTATGGGAAAACAGGCGTGGAATGAAGATGGTGCAGGAGACTtgcttctttgagtggcagaaTTTAATTGCAGAAGCATCTAGGCAAGGCCTTGTTGGTCAGGAAGAGCTGCAATGGAATTCCTATGAAACCTTGGATGAACAGCTTAAGCAGGAGTGGTTGGTGACCCTTGAAGAAAGGAAACAAATGGCAAGGCCATCTTTAAGCAAAAGAGCACCCAAGTCCCTTGAACAGAGAAGAAAAATTGCAGAAGCTATTGCTGCAAAATGGGCCGATCCA GATTACCGTGAAAAAGTTTGCTCAGGATTAGCCAAGTATCATCATTCTACTGAAAAGAAACCAAGAACAAGGCCAAGTTACGGCGCACGACCCACCAAGAAGAAGAAACCCCTTACAAAAAGAGATTCTGATACTAGCATTCTTGTTAAGGGTGCCTCCAAAATTCTTAAGCCGATCCTGTTGAGACAAAGAAAATCCCCTGCATATAAGGATCCTTTGGTGAATTCCAAGCTTGAGATGATAAAGAACATCAGAGCACTGAGGGCTTCCATGGATACCAGACAAACTCAAGCCATTCAACAAGCAAG ACTACTGATTGCTGAAGCTGAGAAAGCAGCCAAGGCACTAGAGGTTGCTGCAGTGAAGAGTCCAATTGCTCAGTTTTCTCTAACAGAAACCAGAAAGCTTATAGCTGAAGCTATTCAATCACTTGAATCCATTGATACACAAAAGATGGATGACTGTAGTGTCCCTTCAGTTAGTTTGAGCGAGGTCAATAAGGAAAATGAACCAGCATTTGAAGTTCAACACCATTTACAAATGGCACAAGTAAATGGACATACAACATTATCATCAACTGACTACAAGTTCTCAGAAGATTTTGGTGAACTTTCCCTGGAGAGTCCAGTTAATGGTGTTCCAGAACTTCACCTAACCAATGGACATGCTTCCTTACCGTTCAGTTTGAATGGCCAGATAAACCAGTATAGCCCATCAAATCAGCAAAGTGAAACAGAACAAGATGAGATCAGCGAAGATGAAACAGAAACAGATCATTCTCCAACTATGGTGGGAAGTCAGTCCCTTGAAGATGAAACACTATCTAGATCCTCTATAGCAACTAAAAAGTGGGTTCGCGGAAGGCTTGTTGAAGTGAGTGAAGAAAAACAGTAA
- the LOC123889512 gene encoding protein STRUBBELIG-RECEPTOR FAMILY 7-like isoform X2, whose protein sequence is MVDVGGGGGGVRLLMLMLFFSCCIIAVTATTDPTDVTSVKAIFQSLNSPPQLGWPANGDDDDDPCGQSWKGITCSANRVTQIQLSNLALTGTLAYGLQGLTSLTTLDMSNNNLVGTIPYQLPPNVQRLNFAYNNLTGTVPYSISNLTSLTDLNLNHNQLQQALNVNFQNLTTLSKLDLSSNSLTGDLPQTMSSLSGITTMYLQNNQFTGTVDILANLPLNSLNVENNNFTGWIPERLKNIDLQMGGNAWSSGPAPPPPPGTPPVLKSNQHHKPGGGRSTTGQHPSSDTINEGKKSGIGGGGIAGIVISIIVVGAIVAFFLVKRKSKKSYSDLEKLGNQSTAPLPSNEVHEITSVQTSSMLDLKKLDTSDSINIKPPPIDRHKSFEDNEFSNKPTIDKKIVTAPVDIQSYSIADLQITTGSFNVDHLVDEGSFGRVYRAQFDDGKVLAVKKIDSSVLPNDSSEDFIEIVSNISYLHHPNVTELVGYCSEHGQHLLVYEFHKNGSLHDFLHVSDEYSKPLIWNSRVKIALGTARALEYLHEVCSPSVVHKNIKSANILLDAELNPYLSDCGLANYIPNAEQILNHNVGSGYDAPEVALSGQYTFQSDVYSFGVVMLELLSGRKPFDSSRARPEQSLVRWATPQLHDIDALAKMVDPKLKGLYPVKSLSRFADVIALCVQPEPEFRPPMSEVVQALVRLVQRANMSRRTFTFGSDHGGSLRGSDEPAIRDI, encoded by the exons TCCAACTGATG TTACTTCTGTAAAGGCTATATTTCAAAGCTTGAATTCACCTCCCCAACTAGGTTGGCCTGCTAACggcgatgatgatgatgatccgTGTGGTCAGTCTTGGAAAGGCATTACTTGTTCAGCCAACCGCGTTACACAGAT TCAGTTATCCAATCTTGCTCTAACTGGAACATTGGCTTACGGATTACAAGGCTTAACATCTCTGACCACTCT AGATATGAGTAACAACAATCTTGTCGGAACTATACCATACCAACTTCCTCCAAATGTGCAGCGCTT aaattttgcttataataactTGACTGGGACAGTCCCTTACTCTATTTCTAACCTGACCTCTCTTACAGACCT GAATCTCAATCACAATCAGCTCCAGCAAGCACTGAATGTCAACTTTCAAAATCTTACTACCCTCTCCAAATT AGACCTGTCTTCCAACTCTTTGACAGGTGACCTCCCTCAGACTATGAGCTCACTTTCAGGCATAACCACCAT GTATCTGCAAAACAACCAGTTTACAGGCACTGTTGATATTCTTGCTAATCTGCCTCTGAATAGTCT GAATGTAGAAAACAATAATTTCACAGGATGGATACCGGAGCGGTTGAAAAACATAGACCTTCA GATGGGTGGTAATGCGTGGAGCTCAGGACCTGCACCACCACCTCCTCCTGGGACGCCTCCAGTACTTAAAAGCAACCAACACCACAAACCCGGTGGTGGAAGAAGTACCACTGGCCAACATCCCAGCAGCGACACAATCAATGAGGGCAAAAAATCTGGAATTGGAGGTGGTGGAATAGCTGGAATTGTGATCTCCATCATTGTTGTTGGGGCAATAGTAGCATTCTTTCTGGTGAAGAGAAAATCCAAGAAGTCATATTCCGATTTAGAAAAGTTGGGCAATCAGTCTACTGCTCCTCTTCCTTCAAATGAAGTGCATG AAATTACGTCTGTGCAGACTTCTTCCATGCTTGACTTGAAGAAGTTGGATACTTCTGACTCAATAAATATCAAGCCCCCGCCTATTGATCGTCATAAGTCATTTGAGGACAACGAATTCTCAAACAAGCCCACTATAGACAAGAAGATTGTAACAGCTCCTGTAGATATCCAATCATATTCTATAGCCGATCTTCAGATTACTACTGGCAGCTTCAATGTGGATCATCTTGTTGATGAGGGGTCTTTTGGGCGTGTGTATCGTGCTCAATTTGATGATGGAAAG GTTCTTGCAGTGAAGAAAATAGATTCATCTGTCCTTCCCAATGATTCTTCTGAAGATTTTATAGAAATAGTGTCAAACATCTCCTATTTACATCATCCAAACGTAACAGAGCTTGTAGGTTATTGCTCAGAGCATGGACAACACCTCTTAGTTTACGAGTTTCATAAAAATGGATCACTGCATGACTTCCTTCACGTGTCAGATGAATACAGTAAACCATTGATATGGAATTCCCGTGTCAAGATAGCTTTGGGGACTGCACGCGCTTTAGA GTACCTGCATGAAGTTTGTTCTCCATCAGTTGTGCATAAGAATATTAAGTCAGCCAATATATTACTTGATGCAGAGCTTAATCCTTATCTTTCAGACTGTGGATTGGCAAACTATATTCCAAATGCAGAGCAG ATATTAAACCATAATGTTGGATCTGGATATGATGCACCTGAAGTTGCGTTGTCTGGTCAGTATACCTTTCAAAGTGATGTCTACAGCTTTGGGGTTGTCATGTTGGAGCTTCTAAGTGGACGGAAACCATTTGATAg CTCAAGGGCAAGACCGGAGCAGTCTTTGGTTCGATGGGCAACACCCCAGCTTCATGACATTGATGCATTGGCTAAGATGGTTGATCCTAAGTTGAAAGGGCTATATCCTGTTAAATCTCTATCACGTTTTGCTGATGTTATTGCTCTTTGCGTTCAG CCGGAGCCTGAATTCAGACCACCAATGTCAGAGGTGGTTCAAGCGCTGGTACGATTAGTGCAGCGAGCTAACATGAGCAGGCGGACGTTCACATTTGGAAGTGATCATGGAGGATCCCTACGAGGAAGTGATGAGCCAGCTATACGTGACATCTAA
- the LOC123889513 gene encoding uncharacterized protein LOC123889513 isoform X2 yields MPLIEIAYAHLLRVSLPLPYYYYYHHQHHHHHHHVKDYSSTNKINWNNNNNNIFNVRRQFLIKAVAAAPLNPQLDLSEEEPLDEREKLRRSRISKANKGNIPWNKGRKHTPETLQKIKERTRLAMQNPKVKMKLTNLGHAQTTETKLKIGARVRKLWENRRGMKMVQETCFFEWQNLIAEASRQGLVGQEELQWNSYETLDEQLKQEWLVTLEERKQMARPSLSKRAPKSLEQRRKIAEAIAAKWADPDYREKVCSGLAKYHHSTEKKPRTRPSYGARPTKKKKPLTKRDSDTSILVKGASKILKPILLRQRKSPAYKDPLVNSKLEMIKNIRALRASMDTRQTQAIQQARLLIAEAEKAAKALEVAAVKSPIAQFSLTETRKLIAEAIQSLESIDTQKMDDCSVPSVSLSEVNKENEPAFEVQHHLQMAQVNGHTTLSSTDYKFSEDFGELSLESPVNGVPELHLTNGHASLPFSLNGQINQYSPSNQQSETEQDEISEDETETDHSPTMVGSQSLEDETLSRSSIATKKWVRGRLVEVSEEKQ; encoded by the exons ATGCCTTTGATTG AGATAGCATATGCACATTTACTGAGGGTCTCGTTACCATtaccatattattattattatcatcatcaacatcatcatcatcatcatcatgtcaAAGACTACTCATCAACTAATAAGATTAAttggaacaacaacaacaacaacatcttcAATGTTCGACGACAATTCCTCATTAAGGCTGTTGCTGCTGCTCCTCTAAATCCACAGCTTGATTTATCTGAAGAAGAACCACTTGATGAGAGGGAGAAGTTGAGAAGATCCAGGATTTCTAAAGCTAATAAAGGAAACATCCCATGGAACAAAGGAAGAAAGCACACTCCAG AAACTTTGCAGAAGATCAAGGAAAGAACACGCCTCGCAATGCAGAATCCTAAG GTCAAAATGAAGTTGACTAATCTTGGACATGCACAAAC TAcggaaacaaaattgaagattgGTGCTAGAGTGAGAAAGCTATGGGAAAACAGGCGTGGAATGAAGATGGTGCAGGAGACTtgcttctttgagtggcagaaTTTAATTGCAGAAGCATCTAGGCAAGGCCTTGTTGGTCAGGAAGAGCTGCAATGGAATTCCTATGAAACCTTGGATGAACAGCTTAAGCAGGAGTGGTTGGTGACCCTTGAAGAAAGGAAACAAATGGCAAGGCCATCTTTAAGCAAAAGAGCACCCAAGTCCCTTGAACAGAGAAGAAAAATTGCAGAAGCTATTGCTGCAAAATGGGCCGATCCA GATTACCGTGAAAAAGTTTGCTCAGGATTAGCCAAGTATCATCATTCTACTGAAAAGAAACCAAGAACAAGGCCAAGTTACGGCGCACGACCCACCAAGAAGAAGAAACCCCTTACAAAAAGAGATTCTGATACTAGCATTCTTGTTAAGGGTGCCTCCAAAATTCTTAAGCCGATCCTGTTGAGACAAAGAAAATCCCCTGCATATAAGGATCCTTTGGTGAATTCCAAGCTTGAGATGATAAAGAACATCAGAGCACTGAGGGCTTCCATGGATACCAGACAAACTCAAGCCATTCAACAAGCAAG ACTACTGATTGCTGAAGCTGAGAAAGCAGCCAAGGCACTAGAGGTTGCTGCAGTGAAGAGTCCAATTGCTCAGTTTTCTCTAACAGAAACCAGAAAGCTTATAGCTGAAGCTATTCAATCACTTGAATCCATTGATACACAAAAGATGGATGACTGTAGTGTCCCTTCAGTTAGTTTGAGCGAGGTCAATAAGGAAAATGAACCAGCATTTGAAGTTCAACACCATTTACAAATGGCACAAGTAAATGGACATACAACATTATCATCAACTGACTACAAGTTCTCAGAAGATTTTGGTGAACTTTCCCTGGAGAGTCCAGTTAATGGTGTTCCAGAACTTCACCTAACCAATGGACATGCTTCCTTACCGTTCAGTTTGAATGGCCAGATAAACCAGTATAGCCCATCAAATCAGCAAAGTGAAACAGAACAAGATGAGATCAGCGAAGATGAAACAGAAACAGATCATTCTCCAACTATGGTGGGAAGTCAGTCCCTTGAAGATGAAACACTATCTAGATCCTCTATAGCAACTAAAAAGTGGGTTCGCGGAAGGCTTGTTGAAGTGAGTGAAGAAAAACAGTAA